Proteins encoded in a region of the Triticum dicoccoides isolate Atlit2015 ecotype Zavitan chromosome 3A, WEW_v2.0, whole genome shotgun sequence genome:
- the LOC119272254 gene encoding uncharacterized protein LOC119272254 produces the protein MTSKELEPEERYPLQPPPTAAPDRDPPPSPLAPVCTLPPIPLPYLCRPSSPPRIHRSNTSGAPWGDTADFFSSPRRVLFLRVGAAGAGCALLAPAEDDEGEDAEAGEGGGGGGLRLVAIRWARVTYALKNKRGDMVSRSGTSTLVCDPGRRRASDKCVKEKRKTINGDDLIWSMGTLGFEDYVEPLKLHLKLYQQVEADGVTEARPDLLMQAPNRDLAVATPQPLLELDHHGDAQHKTPLLDSFLYRPSSSRGFCFTITTSHCCFAVVDKPETSFYFSRLFCLG, from the exons ATGACGAGCAAGGAGCTAGAACCAGAAGAG CGCTATCCCTTGCAGCCACCTCCCACCGCTGCTCCAGATCgagatccgcctccctctccgctcgcGCCGGTGTGCACCCTCCCTCCCATCCCTCTCCCCTACCTTTGCCGCCCATCTTCGCCGCCGCGCATCCACAGGAGCAACACGAGTGGCGCGCCATGGGGCGACACCGCCGACTTCTTCTCATCACCTCGCCGCGTGCTGTTCCTGCGGGTTGGCGCTGCGGGGGCCGGGTGCGCCCTCCTCGCGCCAGCGGAGGATGACGAGGGCGAGGACGCGGAGGCCGGCGAGGGGGGAGGCGGCGGAGGGTTGCGCCTGGTGGCCATCCGGTGGGCCCGCGTCACCTACGCCCTCAAGAACAAACGCGGGGACATGGTGAGCCGCTCTGGTACGAGCACACTCGTGTGTGATCCCGGGCGCCGCAGGGCCAGCGACAAGTGCGTGAAGGAGAAGCGCAAGACCATCAACGGAGACGACCTGATCTGGTCCATGGGCACGCTCGGCTTCGAGGACTACGTCGAGCCCCTCAAGCTGCACCTCAAGCTCTATCAGCAG GTAGAGGCTGATGGTGTGACTGAGGCGCGCCCTGATTTGCTCATGCAAGCCCCAAACAGGGATCTCGCCGTGGCAACGCCACAGCCTCTGCTCGAGCTAGATCACCATGGTGACGCACAGCATAAGACCCCGCTGTTGGATTCATTTCTCTACAG GCCTTCGAGTTCAAGAGGCTTCTGCTTTACTATAACAAC GTCACACTGCTGTTTTGCTGTGGTTGATAAACCTGAGACTTCTTTCTATTTTTCAAGGCTGTTTTGTTTAGGCTAG